Proteins from one Diorhabda carinulata isolate Delta chromosome 10, icDioCari1.1, whole genome shotgun sequence genomic window:
- the LOC130898538 gene encoding loricrin codes for MNSYSVVFAFALAAVVVAEPPSGYSYSRPSGGGGYSFGGGSLSLGGGLSGGGGYTPVSPGGQTNEGASVDPALLEQVRQILLKEEQSSSSSSGGGGGGHGPSSQYGVPSPQYGVPSYQYRVVGVDLEGIKQAIQVAQYNQISQGPSFSGYPSGPSSIPSGSYGAPY; via the exons ATGAATTCTTATAGTGTG gTATTTGCTTTTGCCCTGGCCGCTGTTGTAGTAGCCGAGCCGCCTTCAGGCTACAGCTACAGCAGGCCCAGCGGGGGTGGCGGCTACTCCTTCGGGGGTGGCAGTCTCTCCTTGGGGGGTGGACTGTCCGGAGGTGGTGGATACACACCTGTGTCACCTGGTGGTCAAACAAATGAGGGAGCATCTGTAGACCCAGCCCTTCTCGAACAAGTCCGTCAAATTTTGCTTAAAGAAGAACAAAGCTCATCATCTTCCAGCGGTGGTGGTGGTGGTGGACACGGTCCATCTTCTCAATATGGTGTTCCTTCACCACAATACGGAGTGCCAAGCTACCAATACCGTGTAGTAGGAGTCGATCTTGAAGGAATCAAACAAGCCATCCAAGTCGCTCAATACAACCAAATTTCTCAAGGTCCAAGCTTTTCCGGATACCCAAGCGGACCCAGTTCGATACCATCTGGATCCTATGGAGCCCCTTACTAA